The nucleotide sequence GCCCGAGGGGCTGGTGGTCACGGAGACGGGGGCCAGTTCCTCGACACGGCGGATGGGTTCGGCGGTGCGCGGGACCAGCGTGCCGGGGTCCCAGGGGTACACGACGGCCGGTGTCCAGCCGGCGGCGTCGAATCCGGGGGTGTGCCAGCCGTCGGGTTCGCGCCGGGCGTCGTAGGTCTCGCCGTCGTAGAGGCTGTGGGCGAGGACGGCCCCGGTCGCGCATTGGAACGATTCATCGGTGGCGATGACATCGACGTGGTCGGCGTAGGTGAGTTCCAATCGCGCGAACAGGGCGGGGCGTTCCGCGTAGTGGAACCGGTCGGCGTTCTCGCCGGACTCGGCGACCGCCGCGAATCCGATCCGGCCGACCGCCCAGCCCTCGCCGACGATCGCGCCGAGCACGTTCGCACCGGGGGTGATCAGCGCGGTGACGTCGTGGGTGCTGACGACGACGCGGTGGCGGTACGAGGTCCAGCCCGGGGCGAGCACTTCGTCGCCGACGCGCTCGCCGTTGACGTACGGCTCCACGATGCCGAGGGCGGTCACGTGCAGCAGCGCGCGCTCGGGCGCGGTGTCGACGGTGAACTCGCGTCGGAAGTACGGGGCTTCTCCGTCGGGTTCGAGCGCGAACGACGGCGTGACAAACCGGCCTTCGGCTTTCGCGGACGTCATGGGGCGGTCCCCTCTTCCGGTTGCCCGGCGCGTGGATCGGATCCTGGTGATGCGGCCAAGTAATGCGCGTTAATCATGGGATACCGGCGCCGCCCCGGCAAGAGGCATCGAAGTCGACTCGGCTCTCCCGGGGCAACCGATTGCCGGGTGTTGCCGCGCGCGCCGGCGTCCGGCCCGCGCGTCACCGCGGCACGGACGGTCCGGCGCCGAGCGCGTGCCACCGACCGGCGACCGCCGACGGCCCCCGCAACGCCCGCGGCCCGCACAGCCGTTCGCGGGGGCGGCCGGAAACGGAGCCCGAGCCCGAGACTCCGGACGCCGCCGCTCCTCGCCGCACCCCCGCCCGCCCGCCGTCCGGACCGTCGGCAGGGCAGCACCGGCGCTGAGCGGGGCGGCCCGCGAGGGTGCGACGGCGGCGCCGCGCCCCCGCGCGCCGCGCGCTCCCCCGCGTGCGCCGGGCGGTGTGACCGCCGAACAGGCGATCCAGGCAACCACGTCGCACCGTTTGTCGCGACCCGCCCTACAAGGTCGTACCGTCCGGGCATCTCGGACATCACGGAATCGAGGTGTATGGCTGGCACTTTCGGGCGGATTTCCTGCCTTCGCCTACCCGTGACCCCCGGCCCGTTCTATCGTCGGCCCGATCGGTGTCACCCGAGGGAAGGGGCCGGCCGTGACCCGACGAGGTATGGGTGTTGCCCGGGTCGGACAGGCGTTGGGGCTTGTCCCCCGGCAGGTTCGCCTCGCCGCGCGTGCGGGGCTGCTGGACCAGCACGAGGACGGCACGTTCGACGCGGACTGCGTCGCGCGCGCCGCGGCGGACCAGCGGCGCTTCATGGACGCGCTGCACCGCGAGGAGCCGCTGAGCACGCGGCAGGCCGCCGCACGGCTGCACGTCAGCCGCGAGCGGTTCACGCGCGTCGCCCGCAACGCCGAACTGCCGGTGGTCGAGCGGCAGTGGCTGCGCCGGTACGGGCGCGACATCGAGGTGTGCTACTACCGCACCGCCGACGTCGACGCCCTGGTCCCGTACATCGTCGCCGACATCGAACTGCGGGCGGCGGCGGCCCTCGTCGCCCGCTCGCAGGCCGCCGCGCAGGCGGCCGTCACCCGCGCCAACAACCGCGAACGGGCCAAACACGCCAGGCAGTTGCTCGCCACGCGGCGCATCGACGAGGTGGGCGACCCGGTCGAGACGGTCCTGTGGGCGGTCGCGCTCGGCGCCGCGCACGGGCGCCTCGCACCCAGGCTGCGCCGGTTCCGGGACGACCCCCGGGCCCAGGCTCTCGCCGACGTCGTCACGCAAGCACGCCTGGACGCGGCCGAGTTGGGGCGCCTCGCCGCCGAGTCGGCCGGTCCCGCGCTGCGCGCGCTGCCGTTGCTCGCCCGTCCCAACGAAGTCGCGTCGCGCCTGGGCGTCCCGGCGTTGCGCGTCGCGGAGCACACGCCCGCGCTGCACGGCTACATCGCCCGCGCCAAGCTCGACGAGCTGGCGGCGATGCCGCCGGGCTGGCTGCTGATGCTGCGCGGCGACCAGGAGCTGGAGCGCGTCGCGGCACTGTGGCAGCGCGAGCAGGAGCGCGTGTGGGAGCTGGAGCGCGCCCGGGCCGAGGCGGTCATGTACGAGGCGTCGCGCGCCGTGTCCCGGCTGTCCGACGAGTCCGTCGCGGAACTCTTCGGTCTCGACGAGGAGTTGGTCGCCGGATTGCGTCCGCGCAGCGGGCGCTGGGCGATCGAGAAGATCGAGGAGCTGCTGCGCACGCGCCCGGCGTGGATCACCGATCCCGCCGCGGCCCGTGCGGAGGTCGCGCGGCGGGAGAGATCCGCCGAGCGCCGCGCGACGGCCCGCGCCGCGCGGCGGCTGGCCTGGCGGCGGGGCTGGGCCAAGGCCTTCGGCGTCGCCGTCGAGGACGTCCCCGAATCCGTCGGCCGTCCGACCCCCGCGGCCGTCCGCGCGGCCCTCGCCGCTCCCCCGCACTGGGCGAAGGCACCGGGCGGCGGCGGCGCGGAGACGTCCGTCTGAGGGTCCGGCCCCGGCCCGCCGCGTCGCGAGCCGGAGACTCACCGTCTCCACGACGTCGCGCCCGCACGTCGGCCGCGGGGCAGGCGATGTCGGCCGGAGGCCTCAGTCCGTCGCGTCCATGAGTTCCGCGGCCACCAGCGCGCCCAGGTCCGTGCAGGCCTCCCGGGCTGCCTTCGTCACGGGGCCGGTCACCTCCACCGCCGGGCGGACGCGCCGCAGCCCCATCGCCGAGGCCGCCCCTTCCACGGAGCGGACCGCCCCCGTCGTGTCGCTGCCGCCGTGCACGTACAGCCCGTAGGGCAGGCGCGGCGGGTCGCCCGCGCGCAGGTACAGGAGCTGGTCGAACCAGTGCTTGAGGGCCCCCGACATGTAGCCGATGTTGGCGGGGGTGCCCAGCAGGTAGCCGTCGGCCTCCAGCGCCTCCGCCGGCGCGCAGGTGAGCGCCGGGCGCACGCGTACCTCCACGCCGGTGATGTCCGGGTCGCGCGCGCCGGTCAGCGCGGCCTCCAGGAGTTCCGCGAGGGTCGGGGAGGGCGAGTGGTGCACCACGAGCAAGACCGCCACGTGCGATGCCTTTCCGGAGAGGGCCGTGTGTCCGCACACATCATGGCGGAGGCCGACCGCTGCGCCACACAGACCAAGAAAAGCGACAAATAACCCATTTGCCGGTATCGCTCGTACTTACCTTTTGTGAGTATGAGAGCACTTTCCGTACCAAACGGCGTTGGTCGAACAGCGGCGTACGAACGCCGCCGTCCCCCACCGCACCCCCAGGAGTCACCGTGGTCCTGTCGATTTCCGGAGTCCTGCTGCTCGGCGTCGTCGCTTTCGTCTTCTTCCGCAAGGACGGGATGAAGCTGTCCCACGCCGTCGTCTGCGGGCTGTTCGGTTTCTACTTGGCCAGTACGGCCGCCGCACCGCACATCGCGGCCGGCGGCAACAGCGTGGCCACCATGCTGAGCGACATCTCCTTCTGAGCCGGCGGCGCGCCCTCTCCCCGTGCGCGCCCGCCGTCGTGCACCTCCTCCGTGCACACGTGCCGCGCACGCCCTCCCGCGCGCCCGCTGCGCGCATCCATCCGCGCCGAGCCGGGCGTGGCCCACGCGGCGCTCGTACGACCAGGAGCTCCCGTGCCCTCCCCACTGCCCCCCACCGCCCCGGCCTTCCCCCGACGCCTCGTGGACGCGACGCGGAACGGATTCGCCGCCACCCGGGCGGGATTCGCCGGCGGCCGGGCCCACGCCGGCCGCATCGGCCACCACGCGCGCGACATGTTCGCACCGCTCATCGCCGTCCAGCGGGGCCTGCGCCGCGCGACGCGCCGGGGCCACGCGTGGTGGTCGGCGGCTGCCACGAACCACCGCCAGGCCGCGGCCGTCGGCCTCGTGGCCACGCTGGTACTGCTGTACTTCGTGCCGTACGGGCTGCCGGGCGCCCTCGCCGTGGTCGTCCTCGGGGCCGCCTGGCTCGGCCGCACGCGCCGGACGCCGGCCGTGCCCGGGCCGCCGCCCGGGGGCCACCGCCTCCAGGCGGTCTACAACGGGCTGGTGCCCCACCTGTCGGACGGGCACGACCCCGAGGAACTGTTCGCGCCGGGCGGCGACTACGCCAAGCC is from Yinghuangia sp. ASG 101 and encodes:
- a CDS encoding flavodoxin family protein — encoded protein: MAVLLVVHHSPSPTLAELLEAALTGARDPDITGVEVRVRPALTCAPAEALEADGYLLGTPANIGYMSGALKHWFDQLLYLRAGDPPRLPYGLYVHGGSDTTGAVRSVEGAASAMGLRRVRPAVEVTGPVTKAAREACTDLGALVAAELMDATD
- a CDS encoding DUF2304 domain-containing protein, with protein sequence MVLSISGVLLLGVVAFVFFRKDGMKLSHAVVCGLFGFYLASTAAAPHIAAGGNSVATMLSDISF